A single genomic interval of Haloterrigena salifodinae harbors:
- a CDS encoding DsrE family protein: MVNAAIVILAGTESHADTGRLVNGLEAAKEFAENDDDELELIFDGAGTQWVEELEDEDHDYYDLYESVQDEVAVCDHCAGAFGVDDAVEDQGLVRIDENEGHPSIRSMVDDDYEIITF, encoded by the coding sequence ATGGTAAACGCAGCCATCGTCATTCTCGCAGGTACCGAATCGCACGCCGACACCGGTCGACTCGTCAACGGACTCGAGGCGGCAAAGGAGTTCGCCGAGAACGACGACGACGAACTCGAACTCATCTTCGACGGGGCGGGCACCCAGTGGGTCGAGGAGTTGGAAGACGAGGACCACGACTACTACGACCTCTACGAGTCCGTGCAGGACGAAGTGGCCGTCTGCGATCACTGCGCCGGAGCGTTCGGCGTCGACGACGCCGTCGAAGACCAGGGGCTCGTCCGCATCGACGAGAACGAGGGCCACCCCAGCATCCGTTCGATGGTCGACGACGACTACGAGATCATCACGTTCTAA
- a CDS encoding dihydrolipoyl dehydrogenase: MEEYDFLGVGSGSGLDVANAAAQRDQSVAVVEKGRLGGTCLNRGCIPSKQLLYRAEVLETVERAEEFGIEASVDDVAFSEIVREVNEDVAGSSESIRRGLESSSDHDLYQAEGEFVDERTVELSGGDHDGERLTAETVLVAAGTRPGVPPIDGIEDADYLTSREALRLEEPPEHLVIVGGGYIAAELGHFFGTFGSDVSIIGRRPHLLPDADAAVAAEFTERLADRYDVYTGYEATAVSESDGEVTIEARPYPAADSESEAESEMGAEPGSTPYPAPEGGEGAAERLSVTGDELLVATGRVPNTDTLNVGAAGIETDEMGFVETDEYLRTSAESVWALGDIVGEYLLKHNANHEARAVVRNLFGDDLEPVDYDAMPFAVFSLPEVAGVGATEAELQAADRDYAKRTYRYEDTARGSAMKAEGMVKPLISLEGEILGCHIVGPEASNLIEEVVVAMTAGSGTVRDIRESVHIHPALSEVIQRAFSGQFTRGGHDHAHDHGHDHGHRHDH; this comes from the coding sequence ATGGAGGAGTACGATTTCCTGGGCGTCGGTTCGGGATCGGGGCTCGACGTCGCGAACGCGGCTGCACAGCGCGATCAGTCGGTCGCCGTCGTCGAGAAGGGGCGGCTCGGTGGCACCTGTCTGAACCGCGGCTGTATCCCCTCGAAGCAGTTGTTGTACCGCGCGGAGGTCCTCGAGACGGTCGAGCGCGCCGAGGAGTTCGGGATCGAGGCGTCGGTCGACGACGTCGCGTTCTCCGAGATCGTCCGCGAGGTCAACGAGGACGTCGCCGGAAGCTCGGAGTCGATCCGCCGGGGGCTCGAGTCCTCCTCGGATCACGACCTCTACCAGGCGGAAGGGGAGTTCGTCGACGAGCGAACCGTCGAACTCTCGGGCGGGGACCACGACGGCGAGCGCCTGACCGCCGAAACGGTTCTCGTCGCGGCCGGAACCCGGCCCGGCGTCCCGCCGATCGACGGCATCGAGGACGCCGACTACCTGACGAGCCGAGAGGCGCTCCGACTCGAGGAGCCGCCGGAACACCTCGTCATCGTCGGCGGCGGCTACATCGCGGCGGAGCTGGGCCACTTCTTCGGAACGTTCGGCAGCGACGTCTCGATTATCGGACGGCGCCCGCACCTGCTGCCGGACGCCGACGCGGCGGTCGCCGCCGAGTTCACGGAGCGACTCGCGGACCGGTACGACGTGTACACGGGCTACGAAGCCACGGCCGTCTCGGAGTCCGACGGCGAGGTGACCATCGAGGCGCGGCCGTATCCGGCGGCCGACTCCGAATCGGAAGCGGAATCGGAGATGGGAGCGGAACCGGGATCGACACCGTACCCGGCGCCCGAAGGCGGCGAGGGCGCGGCCGAGCGGCTCTCCGTCACCGGCGACGAACTGCTCGTCGCCACCGGGCGCGTTCCGAACACCGATACGCTGAACGTCGGCGCAGCCGGGATCGAGACCGACGAGATGGGGTTCGTCGAAACCGACGAGTACCTGCGGACCAGCGCCGAGAGCGTCTGGGCACTGGGCGACATCGTCGGCGAGTACCTGCTCAAGCACAACGCCAACCACGAGGCCCGGGCCGTCGTTCGCAACCTCTTCGGCGACGACCTCGAGCCGGTCGACTACGACGCGATGCCCTTCGCCGTCTTCTCCTTGCCGGAGGTCGCCGGCGTCGGCGCCACGGAGGCGGAACTGCAGGCCGCCGACCGCGACTACGCCAAGCGCACGTACCGGTACGAGGACACCGCCCGCGGCTCGGCGATGAAGGCCGAGGGGATGGTCAAGCCGCTCATCTCCCTCGAGGGAGAGATCCTCGGCTGTCACATCGTCGGCCCAGAGGCCTCTAATTTGATCGAGGAAGTCGTCGTCGCGATGACGGCCGGCTCGGGAACGGTTCGAGACATTCGAGAGTCGGTGCACATCCACCCCGCGCTCTCGGAGGTCATCCAGCGAGCGTTCTCGGGGCAGTTCACCCGCGGCGGGCACGATCATGCCCACGACCACGGACACGACCACGGTCATCGTCACGACCACTAA